From the Pangasianodon hypophthalmus isolate fPanHyp1 chromosome 17, fPanHyp1.pri, whole genome shotgun sequence genome, one window contains:
- the sbno1 gene encoding protein strawberry notch homolog 1 isoform X3, translating to MDPGQDLLLAALSESGICPNDLFDIDSQDTAQSPASQQSVSKNVLDIGLGNEAAGIVGLEPAVPPTPTVTIRKPQPSTTTFVLNQLNQLPSLGTIVVTKPSMGTSSRQTITVPKVVQTQSSAQRSSSSSSTTATVCSVVPPNREQIKLKDLLRTSGVKTNSLGELMKLKPPPDIAQPVATATGTKIILVSTKLMNKQVEVNNGVKKEVSSKDVARIWANEEIKIRSSSPVNKLHVMKEEEEPEEEEEEELGHAETYAEYMPMKLKIGERHPDPVVETSSLSSVSPPNVWYRLSIPEETIDRGWLSALQLEAVTYASQQHETFLPNGDRAAYLIGDGAGVGKGRTIAGIIYENYLLGRKRSLWFSVSNDLKYDAERDLRDIGAKNIQVHSLNKFKYGKISSKHNGSVKKGVIFATYSSLIGESQTGGKYKTRFKQLLHWCGDDFDGVIVFDECHKAKNVCPIGSSKPTKTGLAVLELQNKLPKARVVYASATGASEPRNMAYMNRLGIWGEGTPFKEFSNFIQAVERRGVGAMEIVAMDMKLRGMYIARQLSFQGVTFKIEEVPLTQNYIKMYNKSVRLWVSAREKFQQAANLMDAEQRMKKSMWGQFWSAHQRFFKYLCIASKVRRVVQLAREEVKNGKCVVIGLQSTGEARTLEALEEGGGELNDFVSTAKGVLQSLVEKHFPAPDRQKLFSLLGIDLSAKKTPSPAETKEEQKGKKRKGAEVKKGAKKSRKSGGLSGSSSDESNSEDSDKDDSDDSFNSVSSGDDDDEDDFNPFKDDSSEDEEDDPWLIRKDSKKSKEKKNKKKKKSIDPDSIHSALLASGLGSTRPAFTTPVVKSTSNSTVAPAKSEPEESSCVTSNDAVEDAQQMKRELLDQLEKLAEDLPPNTLDELIDELGGPENVAEMTGRKGRVVSNDDGSISYESRSELDVPVEILNLTEKQRFMDGEKNIAIISEAASSGISLQADRRVKNQRRRVHMTLELPWSADRAIQQFGRTHRSNQVTAPEYVFLISELAGEQRFASIVAKRLESLGALTHGDRRATETRDLSRFNFDNKYGRNALEIVMKSIVNLDAPLVSPPSYFEGDFFKEIRNGLIGVGLINVEDRSGVLSLDKDYNNIGKFLNRILGMEVQQQNALFQYFSDTLNAVIQNAKKNGRYDMGILDLGSGDEKVKKIDVKKFLTPGYSTSGHVELYTVSVERGMSWEDATHIWAEQSGPDDGFYVQVRNNKKIAIMVKEVNTKKRLFMVYRPNTGKQLKLETYADIRKRCKKVLSDEAKQCWIDQYKSSADVCSHAYWRGNCKKASVGLQCEIGLRCRTYYVLCGSVLSVWTKVEGVLASVSGNNMKMQIVRLRTEDGQRIVGLIIPANCVAPLTNILSSSDQSQQLAVQQQQMWQQLHPQSLSHSFNT from the exons ATGGATCCAGGACAAGATTTGCTTCTTGCAGCCCTTAGCGAAAGTGGAATCTGCCCAAATGACCTTTTTGACATTGATTCTCAGGACACTGCTCAGTCCCCTGCCTCTCAACAG TCAGTCTCAAAGAATGTCCTTGACATTGGTCTTGGTAATGAAGCAGCTGGAATTGTTGGACTTGAACCTGCTGTGCCACCCACACCTACAGTCACAATCCGA AAGCCTCAGCCCTCAACCACCACGTTCGTCTTAAATCAACTGAATCAACTGCCATCACTGGGAACCATCGTGGTCACAAAGCCCTCAATGGGCACCTCCTCCAGACAGACCATCACAGTACCCAAGGTGGTGCAGACGCAATCGTCAGCTCAGCGAAGCTCGTCCTCGTCCTCCACTACCGCCACGGTGTGCAGCGTGGTCCCTCCGAATCGGGAACAGATTAAGCTGAAAGACCTGCTCCGGACCAGCGGTGTGAAGACCAACAGCCTTGGTGAACTTATGAAGCTGAAGCCGCCACCTGATATTGCTCAGCCTGTTGCTACAGCTACAGGCACGA AGATTATTTTGGTCTCCACGAAGTTGATGAATAAACAAG TGGAGGTAAACAATGGTGTGAAGAAGGAGGTGTCGAGCAAAGATGTCGCCAGAATCTGGGCAAATGAAGAAATCAAAATTCGGAGCTCTTCACCTGTAAAT AAGTTACACGTaatgaaggaggaggaggagccagaggaggaagaggaggaggagttaggACACGCAGAAACATACGCTGAATACATGCCAATGAAAT TGAAAATAGGAGAGCGACATCCTGATCCTGTAGTAGAGACCAGCTCCCTCTCAAGTGTCAGCCCTCCTAATGTGTGGTACAGGCTTTCCATTCCAGAGGAGACAATCGACAGAGGCTGGCTATCTGCTCTTCAGCTTGAGGCCGTTACATATGCTTCTCAG CAACATGAGACATTCCTTCCAAATGGAGACAGAGCAGCTTACCTGATCGGTGATGGTGCTGGTGTTGGAAAGGGAAGAACTATTGCTGGAATCATATATGAAAATTACCTTCTGGGCAGGAAAAGATCTCTTTG GTTTAGCGTCTCAAATGACTTGAAGTATGACGCAGAGAGAGACTTGAGAGATATTGGTGCAAAGAACATCCAGGTCCATTCTTTAAACAAG TTCAAATATGGAAAAATCTCATCAAAACACAACGGAAGTGTGAAAAAAGGTGTGATCTTTGCTACGTACTCGTCCCTGATTGGAGAAAGCCAAACAGGTGGAAAGTATAAGACAAGATTCAAACAATTACTCCACTGGTGTGGGGATGATTTTGATGGTGTG ATAGTCTTTGATGAATGtcacaaagccaaaaatgtttGCCCAATTGGGTCATCAAAACCCACAAAGACTGGACTGGCTGTTCTTGAGCTCCAGAACAAACTGCCAAAAGCACGTGTCGTCTATGCCAGCGCTACAG GAGCCTCTGAGCCTCGGAACATGGCTTACATGAATCGTCTTGGGATCTGGGGGGAAGGAACGCCTTTTAAagaattttctaattttattcaAGCTGTTGAAAGAAG AGGTGTTGGTGCCATGGAAATTGTTGCCATGGATATGAAATTGAGAGGAATGTACATTGCTCGACAGCTGAGCTTCCAGGGTGTGACATTTAAGATTGAGGAAGTTCCTCTGACACAAAACTACATCAAAATGTATAACAAGTCAGTCCGTCTG TGGGTGAGTGCACGCGAGAAATTCCAACAAGCAGCTAACTTGATGGACGCCGAACAGCGCATGAAAAAGTCAATGTGGGGACAGTTCTGGTCCGCACACCAAAGGTTCTTTAAGTACCTGTGTATCGCTTCAAAAGTGCGCCGAGTGGTGCAGCTTGCCCGAGAGGAAGTTAAGAACGGAAAG tgtGTGGTCATTGGCCTGCAGTCAACCGGTGAAGCACGAACACTCGAGGCTTTGGAGGAAGGTGGAGGCGAGCTCAATGACTTTGTCTCTACTGCAAA GGGTGTCCTGCAGTCACTGGTAGAGAAGCACTTCCCTGCCCCAGACAGACAGAAGCTCTTCAGCTTACTGGGTATTGATTTATCTGCAAAGAAAACACCTTCACCAGCAGAAACtaaggaggagcagaagggcaAGAAGAGGAAAG GTGCAGAGGTTAAAAAAGGTGCAAAGAAGTCTCGTAAATCTGGAGGGCTTTCAGGCAGCAGTTCAGATGAGAGCAATTCAGAAGACTCTGACAAAGACGACAGTGACGACAGCTTTAACTCAGTCAGCTCaggggatgatgatgatgaagatgactTCAACCCCTTCAAGGATGATTCtagtgaagatgaagaagatg atCCTTGGCTAATCCGTAAAGACTCTAAAAAgagcaaagaaaagaagaacaagaagaagaaaaagagcatcGACCCGGATTCCATTCATAGTGCCTTGTTAGCCTCTGGGCTTGGTTCGACCAGGCCTGCTTTCACAACACCTGTTGTAAAATCTACGTCCAACAGCACTGTTGCTCCTG cTAAAAGTGAACCTGAAGAAAGTAGTTGTGTGACCAGTAATGATGCAGTGGAAGATGCCCAGCAGATGAAGAGGGAGCTGCTAGATCAGCTAGAGAAACTGGCTGAGGATCTGCCACCAAACACATTGGATGAGCTTATTGATGAGTTGGGAGGCCCTGAAAATGTTGCGGAG ATGACTGGGCGTAAAGGCAGAGTGGTCAGCAATGATGACGGCAGCATCTCGTACGAATCAAGATCAGAACTGGACGTTCCTGTAGAAATCCTGAACctcacagagaaacagaggtTCATGGATGGAGAGAAG aaCATCGCTATAATCTCTGAGGCAGCCAGCTCTGGTATTTCACTTCAAGCAGACCGTAGAGTGAAGAATCAGAGGAGAAGGGTGCACATGACTTTAGAGTTGCCGTGGAGTGCAGACCGGGCTATTCAGCAGTTCG GTAGAACACACAGATCTAACCAGGTCACTGCTCCTGAGTATGTATTTCTGATATCTGAACTTGCTGGAGAGCAAAGATTTGCCTCCATTGTTGCCAAAAGACTAGAGAGCTTG GGCGCTCTCACACACGGAGACCGAAGAGCCACAGAGACGAGGGACCTCAGTCGATTCAACTTTGACAACAAA TATGGCAGAAACGCTCTTGAGATTGTTATGAAGTCCATTGTCAATTTGGATGCTCCCTTGGTCTCCCCACCGTCTTATTTCGAAGGGGATTTCTTTAAAG AAATCCGCAATGGTTTAATTGGTGTGGGGCTGATTAATGTGGAGGATAGGTCTGGAGTTCTCTCACTGGATAAAG actaCAACAACATTGGAAAATTCTTAAACCGGATCCTTGGCATGGAGGTCCAGCAGCAGAATGCCCTCTTCCAGTATTTCTCTGACACTTTGAATGCTGTCATTCAGAATGCTAAAAAGAATGGCAGATATGACATGGGAATTCTGG ATTTGGGCTCTGGGGATGAGAAGGTTAAAAAGATTGACGTGAAAAAGTTCTTGACGCCAGGTTACTCCACATCAGGCCATGTTGAACTTTATACA GTTAGTGTGGAGAGGGGTATGTCATGGGAGGACGCTACCCATATCTGGGCGGAACAGAGCGGACCAGACGACGGCTTCTACGTGCAG GTACGGAATAACAAGAAAATAGCTATCATGGTCAAGGAAGTCAACACAAAAAAGAGACTCTTTATGGTGTACAGACCAAATACAGGAAAACAGCTCAAACTGGAGACATACGCAGATATACGGAAGCGATGTAAAAAG GTTCTTTCAGATGAGGCTAAGCAGTGCTGGATTGATCAGTACAAATCTTCAGCGGATGTTTGCTCTCATGCCTATTG GCGTGGGAACTGTAAGAAGGCGTCAGTGGGGCTGCAGTGTGAAATAGGTCTGCGTTGCCGGACGTACTATGTCCTATGTGGCTCTGTCCTCAGTGTGTGGACCAAAGTAGAGGGTGTCTTAGCCTCTGTAAGCGGAAACAACATGAAGATGCAGATTGTCCGTTTGAGAACTGAGGACGGACAACGAATAGTAG GTCTGATCATTCCAGCAAACTGCGTGGCTCCCCTCACCAACATCCTGTCCTCATCAGACCAATCGCAGCAGCTGGccgtgcagcagcagcagatgtGGCAGCAGCTGCACCCACAGAGCCTCAGCCACTCATTCAACACATAG
- the sbno1 gene encoding protein strawberry notch homolog 1 isoform X1: protein MDPGQDLLLAALSESGICPNDLFDIDSQDTAQSPASQQSVSKNVLDIGLGNEAAGIVGLEPAVPPTPTVTIRQKPQPSTTTFVLNQLNQLPSLGTIVVTKPSMGTSSRQTITVPKVVQTQSSAQRSSSSSSTTATVCSVVPPNREQIKLKDLLRTSGVKTNSLGELMKLKPPPDIAQPVATATGTKIILVSTKLMNKQVEVNNGVKKEVSSKDVARIWANEEIKIRSSSPVNKLHVMKEEEEPEEEEEEELGHAETYAEYMPMKLKIGERHPDPVVETSSLSSVSPPNVWYRLSIPEETIDRGWLSALQLEAVTYASQQHETFLPNGDRAAYLIGDGAGVGKGRTIAGIIYENYLLGRKRSLWFSVSNDLKYDAERDLRDIGAKNIQVHSLNKFKYGKISSKHNGSVKKGVIFATYSSLIGESQTGGKYKTRFKQLLHWCGDDFDGVIVFDECHKAKNVCPIGSSKPTKTGLAVLELQNKLPKARVVYASATGASEPRNMAYMNRLGIWGEGTPFKEFSNFIQAVERRGVGAMEIVAMDMKLRGMYIARQLSFQGVTFKIEEVPLTQNYIKMYNKSVRLWVSAREKFQQAANLMDAEQRMKKSMWGQFWSAHQRFFKYLCIASKVRRVVQLAREEVKNGKCVVIGLQSTGEARTLEALEEGGGELNDFVSTAKGVLQSLVEKHFPAPDRQKLFSLLGIDLSAKKTPSPAETKEEQKGKKRKGAEVKKGAKKSRKSGGLSGSSSDESNSEDSDKDDSDDSFNSVSSGDDDDEDDFNPFKDDSSEDEEDDPWLIRKDSKKSKEKKNKKKKKSIDPDSIHSALLASGLGSTRPAFTTPVVKSTSNSTVAPAKSEPEESSCVTSNDAVEDAQQMKRELLDQLEKLAEDLPPNTLDELIDELGGPENVAEMTGRKGRVVSNDDGSISYESRSELDVPVEILNLTEKQRFMDGEKNIAIISEAASSGISLQADRRVKNQRRRVHMTLELPWSADRAIQQFGRTHRSNQVTAPEYVFLISELAGEQRFASIVAKRLESLGALTHGDRRATETRDLSRFNFDNKYGRNALEIVMKSIVNLDAPLVSPPSYFEGDFFKEIRNGLIGVGLINVEDRSGVLSLDKDYNNIGKFLNRILGMEVQQQNALFQYFSDTLNAVIQNAKKNGRYDMGILDLGSGDEKVKKIDVKKFLTPGYSTSGHVELYTVSVERGMSWEDATHIWAEQSGPDDGFYVQVRNNKKIAIMVKEVNTKKRLFMVYRPNTGKQLKLETYADIRKRCKKVLSDEAKQCWIDQYKSSADVCSHAYWRGNCKKASVGLQCEIGLRCRTYYVLCGSVLSVWTKVEGVLASVSGNNMKMQIVRLRTEDGQRIVGLIIPANCVAPLTNILSSSDQSQQLAVQQQQMWQQLHPQSLSHSFNT from the exons ATGGATCCAGGACAAGATTTGCTTCTTGCAGCCCTTAGCGAAAGTGGAATCTGCCCAAATGACCTTTTTGACATTGATTCTCAGGACACTGCTCAGTCCCCTGCCTCTCAACAG TCAGTCTCAAAGAATGTCCTTGACATTGGTCTTGGTAATGAAGCAGCTGGAATTGTTGGACTTGAACCTGCTGTGCCACCCACACCTACAGTCACAATCCGA CAGAAGCCTCAGCCCTCAACCACCACGTTCGTCTTAAATCAACTGAATCAACTGCCATCACTGGGAACCATCGTGGTCACAAAGCCCTCAATGGGCACCTCCTCCAGACAGACCATCACAGTACCCAAGGTGGTGCAGACGCAATCGTCAGCTCAGCGAAGCTCGTCCTCGTCCTCCACTACCGCCACGGTGTGCAGCGTGGTCCCTCCGAATCGGGAACAGATTAAGCTGAAAGACCTGCTCCGGACCAGCGGTGTGAAGACCAACAGCCTTGGTGAACTTATGAAGCTGAAGCCGCCACCTGATATTGCTCAGCCTGTTGCTACAGCTACAGGCACGA AGATTATTTTGGTCTCCACGAAGTTGATGAATAAACAAG TGGAGGTAAACAATGGTGTGAAGAAGGAGGTGTCGAGCAAAGATGTCGCCAGAATCTGGGCAAATGAAGAAATCAAAATTCGGAGCTCTTCACCTGTAAAT AAGTTACACGTaatgaaggaggaggaggagccagaggaggaagaggaggaggagttaggACACGCAGAAACATACGCTGAATACATGCCAATGAAAT TGAAAATAGGAGAGCGACATCCTGATCCTGTAGTAGAGACCAGCTCCCTCTCAAGTGTCAGCCCTCCTAATGTGTGGTACAGGCTTTCCATTCCAGAGGAGACAATCGACAGAGGCTGGCTATCTGCTCTTCAGCTTGAGGCCGTTACATATGCTTCTCAG CAACATGAGACATTCCTTCCAAATGGAGACAGAGCAGCTTACCTGATCGGTGATGGTGCTGGTGTTGGAAAGGGAAGAACTATTGCTGGAATCATATATGAAAATTACCTTCTGGGCAGGAAAAGATCTCTTTG GTTTAGCGTCTCAAATGACTTGAAGTATGACGCAGAGAGAGACTTGAGAGATATTGGTGCAAAGAACATCCAGGTCCATTCTTTAAACAAG TTCAAATATGGAAAAATCTCATCAAAACACAACGGAAGTGTGAAAAAAGGTGTGATCTTTGCTACGTACTCGTCCCTGATTGGAGAAAGCCAAACAGGTGGAAAGTATAAGACAAGATTCAAACAATTACTCCACTGGTGTGGGGATGATTTTGATGGTGTG ATAGTCTTTGATGAATGtcacaaagccaaaaatgtttGCCCAATTGGGTCATCAAAACCCACAAAGACTGGACTGGCTGTTCTTGAGCTCCAGAACAAACTGCCAAAAGCACGTGTCGTCTATGCCAGCGCTACAG GAGCCTCTGAGCCTCGGAACATGGCTTACATGAATCGTCTTGGGATCTGGGGGGAAGGAACGCCTTTTAAagaattttctaattttattcaAGCTGTTGAAAGAAG AGGTGTTGGTGCCATGGAAATTGTTGCCATGGATATGAAATTGAGAGGAATGTACATTGCTCGACAGCTGAGCTTCCAGGGTGTGACATTTAAGATTGAGGAAGTTCCTCTGACACAAAACTACATCAAAATGTATAACAAGTCAGTCCGTCTG TGGGTGAGTGCACGCGAGAAATTCCAACAAGCAGCTAACTTGATGGACGCCGAACAGCGCATGAAAAAGTCAATGTGGGGACAGTTCTGGTCCGCACACCAAAGGTTCTTTAAGTACCTGTGTATCGCTTCAAAAGTGCGCCGAGTGGTGCAGCTTGCCCGAGAGGAAGTTAAGAACGGAAAG tgtGTGGTCATTGGCCTGCAGTCAACCGGTGAAGCACGAACACTCGAGGCTTTGGAGGAAGGTGGAGGCGAGCTCAATGACTTTGTCTCTACTGCAAA GGGTGTCCTGCAGTCACTGGTAGAGAAGCACTTCCCTGCCCCAGACAGACAGAAGCTCTTCAGCTTACTGGGTATTGATTTATCTGCAAAGAAAACACCTTCACCAGCAGAAACtaaggaggagcagaagggcaAGAAGAGGAAAG GTGCAGAGGTTAAAAAAGGTGCAAAGAAGTCTCGTAAATCTGGAGGGCTTTCAGGCAGCAGTTCAGATGAGAGCAATTCAGAAGACTCTGACAAAGACGACAGTGACGACAGCTTTAACTCAGTCAGCTCaggggatgatgatgatgaagatgactTCAACCCCTTCAAGGATGATTCtagtgaagatgaagaagatg atCCTTGGCTAATCCGTAAAGACTCTAAAAAgagcaaagaaaagaagaacaagaagaagaaaaagagcatcGACCCGGATTCCATTCATAGTGCCTTGTTAGCCTCTGGGCTTGGTTCGACCAGGCCTGCTTTCACAACACCTGTTGTAAAATCTACGTCCAACAGCACTGTTGCTCCTG cTAAAAGTGAACCTGAAGAAAGTAGTTGTGTGACCAGTAATGATGCAGTGGAAGATGCCCAGCAGATGAAGAGGGAGCTGCTAGATCAGCTAGAGAAACTGGCTGAGGATCTGCCACCAAACACATTGGATGAGCTTATTGATGAGTTGGGAGGCCCTGAAAATGTTGCGGAG ATGACTGGGCGTAAAGGCAGAGTGGTCAGCAATGATGACGGCAGCATCTCGTACGAATCAAGATCAGAACTGGACGTTCCTGTAGAAATCCTGAACctcacagagaaacagaggtTCATGGATGGAGAGAAG aaCATCGCTATAATCTCTGAGGCAGCCAGCTCTGGTATTTCACTTCAAGCAGACCGTAGAGTGAAGAATCAGAGGAGAAGGGTGCACATGACTTTAGAGTTGCCGTGGAGTGCAGACCGGGCTATTCAGCAGTTCG GTAGAACACACAGATCTAACCAGGTCACTGCTCCTGAGTATGTATTTCTGATATCTGAACTTGCTGGAGAGCAAAGATTTGCCTCCATTGTTGCCAAAAGACTAGAGAGCTTG GGCGCTCTCACACACGGAGACCGAAGAGCCACAGAGACGAGGGACCTCAGTCGATTCAACTTTGACAACAAA TATGGCAGAAACGCTCTTGAGATTGTTATGAAGTCCATTGTCAATTTGGATGCTCCCTTGGTCTCCCCACCGTCTTATTTCGAAGGGGATTTCTTTAAAG AAATCCGCAATGGTTTAATTGGTGTGGGGCTGATTAATGTGGAGGATAGGTCTGGAGTTCTCTCACTGGATAAAG actaCAACAACATTGGAAAATTCTTAAACCGGATCCTTGGCATGGAGGTCCAGCAGCAGAATGCCCTCTTCCAGTATTTCTCTGACACTTTGAATGCTGTCATTCAGAATGCTAAAAAGAATGGCAGATATGACATGGGAATTCTGG ATTTGGGCTCTGGGGATGAGAAGGTTAAAAAGATTGACGTGAAAAAGTTCTTGACGCCAGGTTACTCCACATCAGGCCATGTTGAACTTTATACA GTTAGTGTGGAGAGGGGTATGTCATGGGAGGACGCTACCCATATCTGGGCGGAACAGAGCGGACCAGACGACGGCTTCTACGTGCAG GTACGGAATAACAAGAAAATAGCTATCATGGTCAAGGAAGTCAACACAAAAAAGAGACTCTTTATGGTGTACAGACCAAATACAGGAAAACAGCTCAAACTGGAGACATACGCAGATATACGGAAGCGATGTAAAAAG GTTCTTTCAGATGAGGCTAAGCAGTGCTGGATTGATCAGTACAAATCTTCAGCGGATGTTTGCTCTCATGCCTATTG GCGTGGGAACTGTAAGAAGGCGTCAGTGGGGCTGCAGTGTGAAATAGGTCTGCGTTGCCGGACGTACTATGTCCTATGTGGCTCTGTCCTCAGTGTGTGGACCAAAGTAGAGGGTGTCTTAGCCTCTGTAAGCGGAAACAACATGAAGATGCAGATTGTCCGTTTGAGAACTGAGGACGGACAACGAATAGTAG GTCTGATCATTCCAGCAAACTGCGTGGCTCCCCTCACCAACATCCTGTCCTCATCAGACCAATCGCAGCAGCTGGccgtgcagcagcagcagatgtGGCAGCAGCTGCACCCACAGAGCCTCAGCCACTCATTCAACACATAG